The genomic DNA GGCGCCAGCGCCTTGATGCAGGGCCTGGCCGACGGGTATTTCATCATCCCGCAGACCTTAGGGCATTACTTGGCCTCGACCAACCTGCCCAAGGTGACGACGGACCATGCCGCCTTCAAGGACGCCGAAGCGGCGCAGAGGGAAATCATCAACAAGCTCTTGGCCGTGAAGGGCAAGAAGGCAGCGGCCGAGTTCCACCGCGAACTGGGCAAGGTCATGTGGGACAAGTGCGGCATGGCACGCACCGAGAAGAGCCTCAAGGAAGCCCTCGTCGAAATCCCCCGCATCCGCGACGAGTTCTGGAAGAACGTGAACGTGACCGGCACTGGGGCCGCTCTGAACCAGGCCTTGGAAGAGGCCGGGCGCGTGGCCGATTTCCTGGAGTTCGGCGAGCTCTTGGTGCGGGACGCCCTGCACCGGAACGAAAGCTGCGGCGGGCATTTCCGCGAGGAATCCCAGACCCCGGAAGGCGAAGCCTTGCGCGACGACGACAAGTTCTGCTACGCGGCTGCGTGGGAGTTCAAGGGAGTGGGGAAAGAACCGGATTTGCACAAGGACGTGCTGACCTTCGAGAACGTGCATCTGACGCAGCGGAGCTATAAGTAGGAGCCTATCGATGAACTTCACCTTACGCGTTTGGCGCCAGAAGGATGCCAAGGATCCCGGCGGCTTCAAGGAATATAAGGCCCACGACGTCCTGGCCGACATGTCGTTCCTGGAAATGCTCGACGAGGTGAACAACGAGCTGATCGCCAAGAACGAGGAACCGATCGCCTTCGAGAGCGACTGCCGCGAAGGCATTTGCGGGACCTGCTGCCAGATGATCAACGGCGAGGCCCACGGTCCCGAGACCGGCGCCACCGTCTGCCAATTGTTCATGCGCAGCTTCAAGGACGGGGACACCATCATCATCGAGCCTTGGCGGGCCAGTGCCTTCCCCATCCTCAAGGATCTTGTGGTGGACCGCTCCGCCTTCGACGAGATCACCGCCGCGGGCGGATTCATTTCGGCCAACGTGGGCGGGGCGCAGGACGCCAATTGCATCCTGGTCCCGAAGCCCGAGGCGGATACCGCCATGGACGCGGCCGCCTGCATCGGCTGCGGCGCCTGCGTGGCGGCCTGCCCCAACGCCTCGGCCATGCTCTTCGTAGCCGCCAAGGTATCGCACCTCGCGCATCTGCCCCAGGGCCAGCCGGAGAAGGCCAAGCGCGCCTTGGCCATGGTCTCCAAGATGGACGGCCTAGGTTTCGGCAATTGCCGCAACTATTACGAGTGCGAGGCGGCCTGCCCCAAGGAAATCTCCGTCGAACATATCGCGAAGATGAACCGCGAGTATGGGGCGGCGATCCTGTTGGGTAAGACCAACCCTCCGGCTTGAGCGCTTAGAAGCAGGTCTCCCCGGCTTTTACGGAGATCAATCCTTATTTAACCTTGTTAGACTAGGGATTTTTAGACCAATTCGGTTGATGGTCTTTATCCTTTTCCAGGGCCTTCTTGAGCGAGTCCACGTTTAATTCGAAGCA from Fibrobacterota bacterium includes the following:
- a CDS encoding succinate dehydrogenase/fumarate reductase iron-sulfur subunit, with the translated sequence MNFTLRVWRQKDAKDPGGFKEYKAHDVLADMSFLEMLDEVNNELIAKNEEPIAFESDCREGICGTCCQMINGEAHGPETGATVCQLFMRSFKDGDTIIIEPWRASAFPILKDLVVDRSAFDEITAAGGFISANVGGAQDANCILVPKPEADTAMDAAACIGCGACVAACPNASAMLFVAAKVSHLAHLPQGQPEKAKRALAMVSKMDGLGFGNCRNYYECEAACPKEISVEHIAKMNREYGAAILLGKTNPPA